A part of Haloarchaeobius sp. HME9146 genomic DNA contains:
- a CDS encoding DUF4350 domain-containing protein: MQRRTFLSGLATSAAIGTGLTGLTAAADTIPALAFDSTSSLLAADGSTLSDDSLVAVWAADTATNGDADDDDDAVEYSGRIPLVAVDESNAGAVAGFGTMLVPDDADFTTGNDEFVLNVWDDLVGGGTVLWDESHGQFYDLDSFQTFESYAEANGYDVQATGDLTADLGSADALVVTTPADAFSDAEKSALVDFVANGGALLLHDQSDFSNYDQTDNLNAVAESLDLAFRFNDDQVFDSTNNTGVDYVPTTTAFNDAFDFFENRAGIGASGPDLGVGQTYEVEVVSVTDGDTVDVRFPGGTVESIRVLGVDTPEKGFNAEFERPEEWEGLGDGSESAPLPSLQFGSTSALLAGDGTKLTDEDLVAVWAEDSAFVSDADGNGDATTYGDDPIPLAAVDGRVAGFGAMLVNDGTPFEYGNEEFLLNVWDDLVGGGTVLWDESHGQYYGLSQFDGFSDYAEEYGYDVRATDDLTADLDDADAVVVTSPGYGFDQSEIDALASFVSEGGAVFLHDQSDYNDFDATDALNELAAGLDLGFGFDDSQVMDYESNSGAPFRPTTVNFDESLPYFTDRPGAGDENTYPYLAYWADEATDFARSQLAGQTVDLWFDPNEGVTDPFGRLLGYIGYDADGSGSRDALFNRRLISEGYARVYGSGLSRHESFWSAEADARDSDRGLWAQSDPENSPAIRNRSVESIFVPNATRVTVSRGTLGRGHVAAFAGDSASTPGAPLAAVDRGKRVAMVGGLLVDESYEPEEDFAVSTANYENFVFLTNLLDSLSARDGDVLIDGGHGQFAADYALSSEDAAYYQRFLEGVGIGFEQVNDLTSDRLAEARALLVTTPTAALSDAELDSLARFRARGGAVVLLGDAAAPADARENLNTLAAALGSKLRLSGDAVTDASANVNDDPTLPVTGSFNPAVDVTDAVTPETWGENADEPGKGPNGPQGNKPGKGSKGKKH, encoded by the coding sequence GTGCAACGACGTACATTCCTCTCCGGGCTCGCCACCAGTGCTGCGATCGGCACTGGACTGACAGGACTGACAGCAGCCGCCGACACCATCCCCGCGCTCGCGTTCGATTCGACGAGCAGTCTCCTCGCGGCCGACGGCTCCACCCTTTCGGACGACTCGCTCGTGGCGGTGTGGGCAGCAGACACCGCGACGAACGGCGACGCCGATGACGACGACGACGCCGTCGAGTACTCGGGTCGCATCCCGCTCGTGGCGGTCGACGAGTCGAACGCCGGTGCGGTCGCCGGCTTCGGGACGATGCTCGTCCCCGACGACGCGGACTTCACGACCGGCAACGACGAGTTCGTCCTCAACGTGTGGGACGACCTCGTCGGCGGCGGGACCGTCCTCTGGGACGAGTCCCACGGGCAGTTCTACGACCTCGACTCCTTCCAGACGTTCGAGTCCTACGCCGAGGCCAACGGCTACGACGTGCAGGCGACCGGCGACCTCACGGCCGACCTGGGCAGCGCCGACGCGCTCGTCGTCACCACGCCCGCCGACGCCTTCTCCGACGCCGAGAAGAGCGCCCTCGTCGACTTCGTGGCGAACGGCGGCGCACTCCTGCTCCACGACCAGTCCGACTTCTCGAACTACGACCAGACGGACAACCTGAACGCCGTCGCCGAGTCTCTGGACCTCGCGTTCCGCTTCAACGACGACCAGGTGTTCGACTCGACCAACAACACGGGCGTCGACTACGTCCCGACGACGACCGCGTTCAACGACGCGTTCGACTTCTTCGAGAACCGCGCCGGCATCGGTGCCAGCGGCCCGGACCTCGGGGTGGGCCAGACCTACGAAGTCGAGGTCGTGAGCGTCACCGACGGCGACACCGTCGACGTGCGCTTCCCCGGCGGCACCGTCGAATCCATCCGCGTGCTCGGCGTCGACACGCCCGAGAAGGGCTTCAACGCCGAGTTCGAGCGTCCCGAGGAGTGGGAGGGCCTCGGTGACGGCTCCGAGTCCGCACCGCTCCCGTCGCTCCAGTTCGGCTCCACCAGCGCCCTGCTCGCTGGTGACGGGACCAAACTCACCGACGAGGACCTCGTCGCGGTGTGGGCCGAGGACTCCGCCTTCGTCAGCGACGCTGACGGCAACGGCGACGCGACGACCTACGGCGACGACCCGATTCCGCTCGCGGCGGTCGACGGCCGCGTCGCCGGCTTCGGCGCGATGCTCGTCAACGACGGGACCCCCTTCGAGTACGGCAACGAGGAGTTCCTCCTGAACGTGTGGGACGACCTCGTCGGCGGCGGGACCGTCCTCTGGGACGAGTCCCACGGCCAGTACTACGGGCTCTCCCAGTTCGATGGCTTCAGCGACTACGCCGAGGAGTACGGCTACGACGTGCGCGCGACCGACGACCTCACCGCGGACCTCGACGACGCGGACGCCGTCGTCGTCACCAGCCCGGGCTACGGCTTCGACCAGTCCGAGATCGACGCGCTCGCTTCGTTCGTCAGTGAGGGCGGCGCGGTGTTCCTCCACGACCAGTCCGACTACAACGACTTCGACGCGACCGACGCCCTGAACGAGCTCGCGGCCGGGCTCGACCTCGGCTTCGGGTTCGACGACTCGCAGGTGATGGACTACGAGTCCAACTCCGGCGCGCCGTTCCGCCCGACCACGGTCAACTTCGACGAGTCGCTGCCGTACTTCACCGACCGCCCGGGTGCCGGCGACGAGAACACCTACCCGTACCTCGCGTACTGGGCCGACGAGGCGACCGACTTCGCCCGCTCGCAGCTCGCCGGCCAGACGGTCGACCTCTGGTTCGACCCGAACGAGGGCGTCACAGACCCATTCGGTCGCCTGCTCGGCTACATCGGCTACGACGCCGACGGCTCCGGCTCGCGCGACGCGCTGTTCAACCGCCGGCTCATCTCGGAGGGCTACGCCCGCGTCTACGGCTCGGGCCTCTCCCGCCACGAGTCCTTCTGGAGCGCCGAGGCCGACGCCCGCGACTCGGACCGCGGCCTCTGGGCCCAGAGCGACCCCGAGAACTCGCCCGCCATCCGCAACCGCAGCGTCGAGTCCATCTTCGTGCCGAACGCGACCCGCGTCACCGTCTCCCGCGGGACGCTCGGTCGCGGCCACGTCGCAGCCTTCGCGGGCGACTCCGCCTCCACGCCGGGCGCACCGCTTGCGGCCGTCGACCGCGGCAAGCGCGTCGCGATGGTCGGCGGCTTGCTCGTCGACGAGTCATACGAGCCCGAGGAGGACTTCGCGGTCTCCACGGCGAACTACGAGAACTTCGTCTTCCTGACGAACCTGCTCGACTCCCTCTCGGCGCGCGACGGTGACGTGCTCATCGACGGCGGCCACGGCCAGTTCGCCGCCGACTACGCGCTCTCCAGCGAGGACGCGGCGTACTACCAGCGCTTCCTCGAAGGCGTCGGCATCGGCTTCGAGCAGGTGAACGACCTGACCTCGGACCGCCTCGCAGAGGCCCGGGCGCTGCTCGTCACCACCCCGACCGCGGCACTCTCGGACGCCGAACTCGACTCGCTCGCCCGCTTCCGGGCCCGCGGCGGCGCGGTCGTCCTGCTGGGCGACGCGGCCGCACCCGCGGACGCACGCGAGAACCTGAACACGTTGGCCGCCGCCCTCGGCTCCAAGCTCCGGCTCTCCGGCGATGCCGTCACCGACGCCAGCGCGAACGTGAACGACGACCCGACCCTCCCGGTCACGGGGTCGTTCAACCCGGCGGTCGACGTGACCGACGCCGTCACCCCCGAGACGTGGGGCGAGAACGCGGACGAACCCGGCAAGGGACCGAACGGCCCGCAGGGCAACAAGCCCGGCAAGGGTTCGAAGGGCAAGAAGCACTGA
- a CDS encoding acyl-CoA dehydrogenase family protein, with translation MDFTLPDEHRMIQEEVRRFCDEEIEPIAQEIENEHRFPQEIFDQLGQLDVMGVPISEEYGGLGGDTLMYAVVAEELGRVSGSVALSYVAHTSLASKPLELFGTDEQKERWLTPLASGEYMGAWALTEPGSGSDASDMDTTAVKEGDEWVINGTKQFITNASEAGSVLVKAVTDPGAGYDGISTFIVDPEEDDGFEVTTIWDKMGLNASPTCEIKFDDVRVPEDRLLGEEGEGWKQTMKTLDGGRISIAAISTGLAQGAYEAAKEYSKEREQFGQPISKFDAIRDKVVDMERKVERARLLTHKSAWQYDQGKNVTKSSALAKLDASEAARKVAEDAVQVLGGYGYTEDFSPQRFYRDAKLMEIGEGTSEIQHLVIGRELGL, from the coding sequence ATGGACTTCACGCTGCCCGACGAGCACCGGATGATTCAGGAGGAGGTTCGTCGCTTCTGTGACGAGGAGATCGAACCCATCGCACAGGAGATAGAGAACGAACACCGGTTCCCCCAGGAGATATTCGACCAGCTCGGTCAGCTCGACGTGATGGGCGTGCCCATCTCCGAGGAGTACGGCGGCCTCGGCGGGGACACACTCATGTACGCGGTCGTCGCGGAGGAACTCGGTCGCGTCTCCGGTTCCGTCGCTCTCTCGTACGTCGCCCACACCTCCCTCGCCTCGAAGCCCCTCGAACTGTTCGGGACCGACGAGCAGAAAGAGCGCTGGCTCACCCCGCTCGCCTCCGGCGAATACATGGGTGCGTGGGCACTCACCGAACCGGGCAGCGGGTCGGACGCCTCCGACATGGACACCACCGCCGTCAAGGAGGGCGACGAGTGGGTCATCAACGGCACCAAGCAGTTCATCACGAACGCCTCCGAAGCGGGGAGCGTCCTCGTCAAGGCCGTCACCGACCCCGGCGCGGGCTACGACGGCATCTCGACGTTCATCGTCGACCCCGAGGAGGACGACGGCTTCGAGGTCACGACCATCTGGGACAAGATGGGCCTGAACGCCTCACCCACCTGCGAGATCAAATTCGACGACGTGCGCGTCCCCGAGGACCGCCTGCTCGGCGAGGAGGGTGAAGGCTGGAAGCAGACGATGAAGACGCTCGACGGCGGCCGCATCTCCATCGCCGCCATCTCGACCGGCCTCGCACAGGGCGCGTACGAGGCTGCAAAGGAGTACTCCAAAGAGCGCGAGCAGTTCGGCCAGCCCATCTCGAAGTTCGACGCCATCCGCGACAAGGTCGTCGACATGGAGCGCAAGGTCGAACGCGCCCGCCTGCTCACCCACAAGTCCGCCTGGCAGTACGACCAGGGGAAGAACGTCACCAAGTCCTCCGCGCTGGCCAAGCTCGACGCCTCAGAGGCGGCCCGCAAGGTCGCAGAGGACGCCGTGCAGGTGCTCGGCGGCTACGGCTACACCGAGGACTTCTCCCCGCAGCGGTTCTACCGCGACGCGAAGCTGATGGAGATCGGCGAGGGGACCAGCGAGATTCAGCACCTCGTCATCGGGCGCGAACTCGGGCTGTAA